The genomic stretch CCATTTCAAAAATACacaatcataaagaaaaaaaactagctTACCCAAACCTAGGAACCATCTCcaatttccttttgcttttatcCATTTAAAGAGGCTTGGCTTTCTTACATCTCAGAACAAGCCAATTTCAAACAGTATTCAAAAGCATGCTGAAAAACACCACTTACTTTCTCAGCTTGATCCCATACTTCGATATCTCCAAGGAATTTTTCCGGGCGAGTAGAAAGgtttagtttaaaagaaaatccaaatatgCTATATACTGTACGTAGAAAATCCAAACAaccttttatttcatcttcaatcttcaaattaaaaaacaaaaaaagaaacagtagtTATTTTCCTTGACTTTCTTGACACttctttctaagtattttattccccAGGGTCTTATACCTGCTCCATGGCACAGAATATGTGAGCATCATCCTGTTGGAATCTTCGTACCCGGGTGAGTCCTGTGAGTGCTCCAGACAGCTCGTTCCTATGAAGTACCCCAAAATCAGCTAGCCGCAGAGGCAGTTCTCGCCAGGACCTTGGCCGATGATCAAACATAAGGctgaagtgaaaaagaaaagtccACGGATACTTAAGAATAAACTGCTTCTGTAATGCTATATTTAATTACATGAAAGGTTGTCAAAAAGCCACTGATTCTAGCTGTCCATCCAAGCAACATTTCTCAAATTCTGGGCTTCATACAGCAGTAAAAGCACTTGCATGAATAAAATAGCAAATAAGTTATAATTCAATGAACCACAGTGAAGAATTAAAAAACGTATTCCAACAACTGAAGAATCTGGGAAAATTAAGAATGAACTTGGTTGGTCCCTTGGCCTATAATATAGCTTCTTCACAAAGATTCTACTCTCacctcctctgccctccaggcCTGGCTAGTAGGAGCTGCGGACACTGAGCTACCTGTATCCATAGCTCTCCTGTGTCTTCCCTTAAGCTGTTCTTCACCCAACTTTCAAAGATAGAAAGCAGAGTGGCCTCATGACAAGGAATATTTTCCAAGAATGCTGAGTCATTAGCAGGTTTTGACAGAACAGGtttctttaaaacaacaacacacTAGGTAATTTGTTATACCCCCATATTCCATCTTCCTGTTTTATATTCTGCCTTGGTCATTGCTATGATCCCAGTACCATTACTGAATGCCCACAGATCTGGAgatctggctgggcatagtggctcatgcctataatctcagtgctttggcaagccaaggtggaaggacagctcgaggccaggagtttgagaccaggctaagcaacatggcaagacctcatccctacagaaataaaatttaaaaaattagctgggcatggtggcgtatgcctgcagtcccagctgcagtgagctatgatcgcacacCTGCACTCCAGTTGGAagacctcttaaaaaaaaaaagatctggggATCTAATCAGGCACAGAAGATATAATACAACAATGATGTTGCATTTATATGTTCTTCTGAtcacataatttgtttttaatgaaaatattgttaAAGGAGGGAAGAACCCAGGATGAATTGTAGCATGTGAAAATCTTCAGTAGAAATTCAAAGCTGCCAAATACCAGTGTCCTGGGCAGTTCATGGGTTTCAGAGCAAACAGCTCCTTCTCCACCTCAAAGGAGAACATGTTATCGCTGTAGTGCTGCCAGTGGCCTGAGGTCATCCAGAGTCGGCTGTTGAAGATGTTTGGGGTGACCACCTCCTGGAATCCTCTTTTCCTATATTCACTCTGAtagaaaatgaacagaaacaTGTGTAGGCAAATAAATGCTCATACTTCAAATGCTCATACTTCAAAAACTTAAAGAGCAATTTTATACTCTCTCATGAAAAAGATGGACACATGCCATGTTTCAGAAATCCCACTTCTAATTATATACCGAAGAGAAAACTCCTGGCACATGTACATAAGGAAGCTTATAAAAGCGATGCTACTGCAGCATGGCTGATAATAAGGGACAATTATACATCAGCACCCATCAATACAGGGATGAGTGCATTATGGTAGTTATATAACAAAACAATATGTAGCAAGTGAAAATAAACTGGATTTgtatgtctctaaaaataaatcacaaggcAGTCTGATACACAATGAGGCTTCCTATATgtaacacataaatacataaataatttaagGGTACAAATACATGGGCTAGATGTAAATCACATGGACAAAAAGAATCCATGCCAACTTCAAAACAGTAGCTTCTTCTAGAAAACTGGTATATGATATACcagtatatggatatatatatatatcagtatatGGAGGTATATGGATCAAAACTGGGTCCTAAAGACAGGCTTTTTaaacaattaactttttttttaatatcgtGAATGAAAAAATCTCAAGCAAATATAGCTCAatgtgaatatttgttaaatttggGTAGTAAGTACAAGATATTGGATATACTATTCTCTATAAACTTACACTTATAACATTTcataatctacaaagaaaaaaggcAATGTAAAAACcgttttttcaaagaaaatacaaatgaatgaTCAAAATCAAAGAGGGCACAGAGCTCCTATGTCAAGGACCACAGGTCCCCCTTCAAGCTCACCAGTTTCTATGTGTATATGGGCAAAATCAACTACTAGGGATGATTTATGGGGCCACAGACTTCTACTTTTACTTATCGTCTTATATATTTCTTCTCAAATACAGATTATCTTTCCTTTTAGTAGAccttatttaataaaatgatcATATATCCTAAATCTAAAGAAGAAAGCAATAAATATGACTTACCCTAATGAATTCAATAAGTGCATTATAAATGTAGGCTCCTTTTGGCAGAAAAAAGCAACTTCCAGGGCTGAGTTCATGAAAGAAATATAGTTCTTGGTCCTgggtaaaagaaaagcaaaagtatgtatacgtgtgtgtatatatacataaatttcaGTGTTCTTGAGCTCAGAATATGGTCATGATGTCCCGTATTTCAATCAGTGCCAATCCTGAATCAAAGAAACCATGTCAGTGTTTCTGGTGGTATAGAATTGCAGCTGATTTACAATTTGGCAGACGTGTAACACATGCCCTGCCTGTTATATtcctcaatccagtcaagtttcCCCAACAGTGGCAGGGAGTAAGGGTCCCTTCAGTTCTTTAACTATCCACTGCAGTACCTCTCACGGTTCTTAAATTCCTTAACGCTCCAAGATCTggatcttttttcatttattaatgtatttattttcttaataggaGTATCAGGAAGGAGACTGGGAAAAAGACACTGATAATGAAATAGATGATGGTAAAGTTGGCTGACTTTGGGTCATGGTGAAAGAAACACACCCTCCTACCTCCTTGCCAACATCCCCCTCCCCAAATGCCCAAAAGCCCTCAGGGAAGGGCCCATCAATCATTGCTGGCTGCCCCATGGCTGGAATGTCAGGTAGTCAGGGGTGCAAGGCAGTGGCTGCTACCTCCAGCTCAAGCTTCATAACCTAACAGCCAAGGACCCTGGCACAGAGTGCCTATTTTAGGGGGGAATGTTTTATCTAGCCTAACTTCCAGTTTAGAGGACATTCAGCAGTAACAGAGACAATGGGTAGAGGAAATGACAGCATAGGATCCATGTGCGACATGCTGCTAAACCTTGGGCAACAAGTAGGTTAATCTTTGTGGGActctgttttcacattttaaatgagTCAGTGAAACTAGATGGTTTCCATAGTTCTCCCAGCTCTATGAGAAGCTGTTATACTTCTTTCACAGAAAACCGTAGATCATCAGTGTTTGCTCTCAACAAAAGTAGTTCAAATGCATTTTTGTGCGGTACTGAGCATACTCCAGGCAGATAATGTGGACAATCAGTAAGTGCTTATAGTTCATACAGGACACAGCACCAGTTACTAAAAAGCTACAACATCTCTTCAAAACAAAATTCCTAGTACTTCATGCAGCTAAATTTCAAACTTCAAATGAAGTTGAAGAAAACTCAGTCTAGATACATCACTGTTCTTGAACATACCCTGCCAATTTTCCTATGATCTCGGTTTTTAGCTTCCTCTTGGAACTTCTCCCACTCTTTCAACATTTTAGGATCTGGGAATGAAATGCCATAAACTCTCTGGAGAGTCTCCATATCTGCTTTGCCTTCCCAGTAGGTGGAGGAATTCTGAAAACAAGGATTAACCATGAAACAACATTCAAATTTGTAAACATCTCACTTATTTTAACTCCCAATTGCTTTGAGGCCTTGTTACAGTAGTTACTCATTCTGCAGCACAAAGTGGGCTGTTTATTCTATCCTCGAAAATGCCCCTCCCTCAATCCacaggtgggtgcagtggctcatgcctgtaatcccagcactctgtgaagccgaggcaggaggatcgctcgagcccgggagttcgagaccagcctgggaaacacagggagaccccgttctttatttaaaaaaggaaaattgcccaggcatggtggtgtgcgcttatggtcgcagctactcaggaggctaaggcaggaggaccacttgagcctggagtgcagtggcacgatctccgctcactgcaacctcatttcccaggctcaagtggtcctccacTCTGTCTTTTtggggcaacacagcgagacccatTCTACACCCCAACACCCCCAAAACTGCCCACCCCTCAATACTCAACCACAATTCCACAAACATTACTTTGCCTGCAAAGGCATTTCTCACAAAATTAGCAAAAATAGAAATGAGccaataaaaaaaatcttgaaatgaCTCAATTATTCTCTTGAtttaaactgcattttaaaaacctCCATAAAATGTTTGTGAACTAGTATAAAACTGGGTTCTGTTAAAAACAACAACTTGGGAAATTATTAATTTAGACATATAAAGGGCAAAAGCACATACTCCTAGTGAGTCTCAAAGCTTTTATAGAGCCAGGATGGCCCATGCTGTATGATTTTGTAAAACCTCCATCCCCTGTGCTTGCTCTGGCAATGACAGCAAGTCAGTCACCCCTTGAGGGATTTCAATTATAAAATCTTCATGGCATACAGCTCCCAGTTAATAGCATGAGAAAATACCATCCTTTCATGTGCAACAGAAAATGGTAAAGAGAAATCAGTGAAAGTTTAAAACACACATCTAATCACAGACACATTCACATAGTCTTTAAAGTTACATTACttactttgtgtatttttaaagccTTAATTTTGCCCGTGTGTCTAACATGAGGACCCCGGCAGAGATCTATCAAAGGGCCACACctaaagataaaatgaaaggaattttaACAAAGACAAAATGACATACATACCAGATACATTTAATGACATCTAATATTCTCACCTATAGACTGTGGTAGTTGGAGTATTCACCTTTTCATTCAATATCCGACATTTGAACTTGTTGTactgaaaacaggaaaaattattcttttaaaaaattgtcctttaatttttacttctaaGTACTATAACTAAAATGTAGCACTGTATGAATATAAATGttgatatttcatattttaaaaacatgttgaaGGAATGGTTtgctaggaaaaaaatgaaattaaaaaaataataaaaacacttaaTTTTTGCTAAAGAACCAAATAGGCTTCAGCTTTAGTACATGGAACCCTAGTGGTGTCACTTCAACTAACATGAATAAATGATATTAACAGTGGGGGCCACACACTATGGTTCAATTTACCTTAAACATTGCCAGTAAAGTTTCTTTCTTAACTTCCAGTCTTTCAAaagcttgtttttctttaatgattttctTACATAAAGCCTCCAGAGAAGAGAAATCATTGCTAGACACACCCCTGAAGGAGAAGAAAGTATAATCTTTTCATTCCATTCGAATCACACCATGGCTTCgaaaaatgtttatttggaaTACTTCAAgggttttaatattaaaaaattagactATTGCATTATATCTTAGAATTCTAAACAAAACACTGTTCATAAGTAATTTTTACGTTTTATATTTTCAGTGGCTTCTACCTTGGTCATCCATGGAGACCTTTCTCACTAGTGACTCCTTCCCACAACTCTATCACCAGGTTTTAAAGGAGACGGGAGGACCAGTCTCCCTGAATTTGCCAAAACACCTTAGGACTGTACCTCCATCAATCTAGAACAGAGGTCTCATTAAATCCTCTATTACTTCAAGTAAACTGCAACACTTCAAATACTGATAATGGGCATACCTGATGAAGAAGCAGGGAGATCTATATCATTCCTCCCTTACTGAGAACTCTAAAAATAACTTATAGACCCATAGTCATTGACTTCAGTTTTCTTCATCTAGTTGATGGCTTACCCTTCTTCGAGGTACATGTCATAATAGAATCCGTTTTCTATTGGCGGACCGTAGCATAAACATCCACCATAGACCCTTTCCATGGCTTCGCCCATTATGTGAGCACTAGAGTGCCAATACAcctgaaaatttaaagaaaaatggcatGGTCTGAATCTTGGCATACAAGTTGTCAACTAAAGTGGTTGTTTGAAAGAGACAGATGATAACATTTATTATAAGTAAACCcaatatataaaatcctaaatTTCTAAATCTATAAACTACTATTTCTATCCATAGCCAAAGTAATTCAAAAGGCTTCCAATTACtaaagtgtatttttattttggaattcatCTGATTTAACTGTTTTCAAAcaaattaaactaaatttggcATCACTACTTAAATGGCATAGATTTTGTTCTCTGAAAACACCTGCTACTCACAATGTGACTATCTCATTGATTGCAATGGCCCAGGTTCTTTTGAGTCAATGTGCCCACAGCACCATGTCTCAGACACTGTGATCTGGCCTTCAGCTGGCTGTGGAACATCACTTAGAAATTACATGTTGTTACTGGCCCAAAACAAAGGTGGTACAACCCGACCACACAACACAATGACAAAACACAAGGACAAACATCTATACACTGAAATCAAATGGCAGTACTTGGTTTTAAAGTAATCACTGGGATGAGTCAGAATATACCCAAAgcaatgttttcaagatttagtATTAAGGTACCAAAGtgacattaaaaaattctcataaGAAACTTGAGGGCtccaaaatacatttgaaaactaCTAATCCACATACATAAGTGAACAATCACCACTAAAACAAAATACTTTGTTTCCCCTTATATGATACACGGCCatggagaattaaaaagaaaatcttgtcaTCAAATGTAGGTTGACTTTTATAGTGTTATCCAGCAGATTTGCATcttaagaggagaaaaaaatacagaaattttccAATAAATGGAGTGCTTTGAAGTAAAGTTCAAATTTATTTGTCAAATGTATGTATCTTGCTAAAGTGTTCATAGtttagaggccaggcgcagtggctcacacctataatcccagcactttgggaggccaaggtgggcagatcacttgaggtcaggagttcgagaccagctggccaacatggtgaaaccccatctctactaaaaatacaaaacttagccaagcgtggtagggcactcctgtaatcccagctacttgggaggctgaggcaggggaatcacttgaacctgggaggtggaggttgcagtgagccgagagtgcaccaccgcactccagtctgggcgacagagcaagactccattatttaaaaaaaaaaaattaaaataaaatagtgttcacagtttagaaaacaatttttacttGCTTAATCAATGTTTAATAAAATTCCCAAAACATTTTCCCTATTGAAGTGTCTAGTAATGAAAAGACTTATTCAACTttacctctttattttgtaagtcaagcacttttattattttcctaaatgAAGGACAAAATGAAGATTTCAAATATGACAATGAGACAACAATAAATGTTAGCCACCCAATCGCAGCAGGACTGAGCTGGAAAATACTGCAAATGTGAATCTGCATCCTAAAATTCAATGAATACTAAATCAGCAACTTACTGCCTGAGCTTCCTCATCCTCAAACTTGAGAAGCTCCAAGGTGCTATCTTCTTCCAGAGGGCGGTCCAGGTCCCACACAACATTATTTACTTTAGCAATAACAGTGTTGTCGGCCAGgccttgacttaaaaaaaaaaaaaagtccacacaTATATAAGAACACAAGAATCTAatttgaaaacaggaaaataaacactatttttattatatattgatttttttatattgatgtatctctatttttctgaaatgtaatgataaaaacaacaaattcCAAAAATGTACCTAAGAATGTAACTGGAAGATCCTGAAAATGCAGAGCATTATCATTTGACATTGAATGCCTCTTGTTTAAGCAGATATGGCAACTCTGATAAATAAGCACAATCAATTTCCAATGGTTTGAATAATCTTAATTTCTCCAACAAAtaaggtgtttttttaaaaaaatattttagagacagggtcttgctatgttgcccaggctggcctcctggcctgaagcaatcctccaatatcagcctctagagtagctgggacaactggcacaagtcaccacacccagctttctcTTAATACACCCACCTTTCTCTTTCTACAATGCTAAGCTATTTAGActccaaaggagaaaaaaacacaagCCCTACTAAATAACTTCTCTGTTCCTCTTCCTGCTTAAAATGTACACCAGATCCTTTCTTTGACCGACAATGCTAACCTCAGAATAAATTCTGCAAATGCCTATGataatatttataacaaatataAAGGTAAAATGAAAGACTAATAAAACTTTTCATAATGTGAGTAAAAATATTACACACCCAATATACAATATCAAACATAAAGTATCATCAAGTGATGAAATATCAGAGCACACAGAGTGTAAAAGCCACAGGAGTTCTGAGGAGGGAAAGCAGCACAGGTCAGAGTCATCTGGAAAAGCTTTGAGGATTAAGCACTCACAGGAAGAAAAGGGGAGCCCATGGCATTCCAGATGAAGGAATGGCCACAGACGCAAGCAGAGATGCAAGTGAAGAAAGGTTTATGCAGGAAGCTGTGTGACTAGAGCAGAGTTGAGTAAGGTGAGCCAGATTATACATCTAAATGCATAGCTAGAGAAATAACAGTCTAGAACAGCCTGGGCATCTCAACGAAGGTAGGCAACATTCTACACTGTGAAGAAAATGTACACACCCTTTACACTGTAAATCTCAAAGAAACCTACCACTAGAAGGCTTTAAGCTAGCCAGGCTTGCTGTGTTGGTGGTTCTCTATGTGTAAGGGTTTACAACCAAATGTATACAACTTCTCCTATGAAAGGAtcaagagagaagaaccaaacagaaagtAAACAACAAACTCCTTTCTATTTTCAATGCTCCTACTAACTTTACCATAGGTTATAGacaatgttttctttcctcctgaGATCAGATGgagtcaataaaataaatacatgcatttcACAAAACATAACATGAATTTGGCAGGGAGAAAtgtatttcaccatattggtgtAAAATAGTTTTCAGAAGATTAAAGAACTGGTAAGAAGGTTAATCATATTCTCTATATTCTTTGGAAAGAACATGACTTTTATCTTACAATCCAAATGGAGCCCCAAGATTCTAAGAATAGAGTTACTCTGAAAATGTAGATTACACATGGGCCACACTGGATCATTTCAATTTTTCAAAGAAGGGTAAAAACATCTGTAAGATTTGTAACaaaacggccaggcacagtggctcacgcctgtaatcccagcactttgggaggccgaggcaggcggatcatgaggtcaggagatgaagaccatcctggctaacacggtgaaacctcgtctctactaaaaatacaaaaattagccaggcgtggtggcgggcgcctgtagtcccagctactcacgaggctgaggcaggagaatggcgtgaatccaggaagcggagcttgcattcagtggagatcatgccactgcactccagcctgggcgacagagcgagactcggtctcaaaaaaaaaaaaaaaaaaaaaaaaaatttataacaaaaCTTCAAAGAAAAACCTTTTGACACAAATGGAACATGTCTTTTTTGTCCTTCCCTTTCATATTCACCATTAATTATGTGAATCTTTAAATAGCCTGTTATCAATGTTATAATTtttcacagaacaaaaagttATTCTGGCCTTCTGTAAAAATTTCATACAGTATTCTCAGTGCAGATCAGTGACTTAACTCCAGAGCTAAAGTCCATCAGTGTTTCATGTAattcaatcttttattttttttccccggagacggactctcgctatatcactgaggctggagtgcagtggctcaatcttggctcactgcaacctccacctcccgagttcaagctatcctcccacctcagcctccaagtagttgggactacgggtgtgtgccaccacacctggctaatttttgtatttttggtagagacagggtttcaccatgttggctgggctggtcttgaactcccgacctcaggtgatctgcctgcctcggcctctcaaagtgctgggattacagctgtgagtcaACGCACCCAGCTATGTAATTCAACTTAGAATTTTATAGatcttgaagaatatttttctacTGAAGACTTGATAAATTACAATGTAATCTAGATCAGCATTGTAGAAGGTAGAGGAAAAAGTTCCCAGACTAACAGAAACCTACATTTAATGACACAGCTACAATCTCATTGTGTGACAACAGAGGAATCTCTTAATCAACCTGACCTTCAAAATTATCTCTAAAATGAAAGGTTGAACTGATACTTAAAGGTCTATCCAGTTCTCTATGCTCTCACATAGAAACTTGCATGGTATTACAACTTTTTACTTCCTTTGGAGTACAGTAGAAGTACTTGTAGGTAGAAGCACTGAATGAATGGAAACACTCTATTCACATTGTAAAAAGTACTAACCAATGTCTGTGGTACAGTAGAGGCTCATGGCTCATAGGCCTAACCAAGGATTCAACTGCAAGGATTATACTGCTTCTACTAATTGTATAATAGGCTTACCAAGAATCAGCCACGTTGGTTCCCCAAACTGTTTTTGTGCTTGTTCTTTCACATGTTTGGTTCAACAATACAAAATTGATAATCAACCACATGACAATTCATATGGTGATTTCAAATCGTTCAATTCaatacataacaattataaataaacttaaaaatatataattataaaataatacgaGGGAATTATGGTTTCTATGAAAACAAAGTTGAATATTTGAGAAGGCTTGATAAATCcaagtcacacacacaaaaatactgtCAAGTTAGGTGTGACTCTACAACCACATGAAAACCTGCAAGGATTCTGCACTCAGACTACTTCTCAAATGTGTTAAGATAATGTAAGAACTCTAATTAGCACTCGCTATCCCCCAAAGCCTtgccatacatatatatattcactgttttatatatgtatataaagttattgaatacatatatattcacatattttaagTTGAAGTGTTTAAGACCAAGATTAgcaagctttttctgtaaaaggccacaCAAATATTTTACACTTTGCAGGCCAAACATGGTCTCTGTTGCATATTCTTCTTAGTTGTTTTATGTTttccaactatttaaaaatttaagaatcatttttggccgggtgtggtgggtcacgcctgtaatcctagcactttgggaggccgaggcgggcggatcacgaggtcaggagatccagaccatcctggctagcacagtgaaaccccgtctctactaaaaatacaaaaaattagccgggcatggtggcaggcgcctgtagtcccagctacttgggaggctaaggcaggagaacggcgtgaacccgggaggtagagcttgcagtgagccaagattgcgccactgcactctagcctgggtgacagagcaagactctgtctcaaaaaaaaaaaaaaatcatttttatttttggctttcagGACGTACACAAACCGATTATGACTCGAGTTTCCCAATACCTagtttaagatatatatatatatacatatatatatatgttttaccaACTATTATTTTGATAAACTGACCAATTATTGATCCCAATCATATCAGATTAAGAAAGCCTCTCCCCTATTACAAAATATGCATCTAATTCTCAGTTAATTGAAATAACTTTTTCCCACCCCAATAAAAGTTTTAAGACTAGGAATAGTCTTtcattgaatttataaaaatagtacctttttttcatgtgtcatgaTATGTTTCTTAACCTTTCCATGTGAGATTATCTAGCTTCATTTTTAACTTCAAAACCAAGACATTTAAGTCAAAATAGGTAAACACTGTCTACTTGGTTTTGTAACATTTACAATCATAGTAAGACTAAAAATATACAATGCCTCAAAAGATAATAAGACCAAAGTAAACTCTTTCAGAAATTAACTTTGAATTTTGACTACAAAGCTCTgtatcattttgatttttaaaaaacctcaagTAGGCCAAATTAAACAGATTAAAAACACTGAAcggtaacataaaaatattataagaatAAAACATGGCAAGATAATAAAGGAAGTTTAGTTAGACCACAAACTATGGAAGGTCAAGATGGGTGTAGCTTATACCTAATTCCACAGGCAATTAGATATGGTGTAGTTTTCCAAGATTCCGCATCAACCTGTTTACCATCAGGCAAAGTGACTTTAATTGGCTTGctatctttttctgccttttctgccAGAATGGAATCGTGTTCTGCTTTTAGTATATTATACATCTCAAGACGTGTGTAAATATATTCAGGCCAAGGATTCAACTGCAAGACAACAAATCAGGAAATAAATAATCAGTAAATATTGCTTTCCTATTTAGAAAtcggaaagaaataataaaaatacagaaacccaCGACTATTGATTCAATTTGGTAAATAAACACTGCCAAAATCACCTGGCGTTACCTCAATCTGGTTCTAAATGAAGGTAAAAGAAGGAATTAAATGTCCTATTCT from Symphalangus syndactylus isolate Jambi chromosome 16, NHGRI_mSymSyn1-v2.1_pri, whole genome shotgun sequence encodes the following:
- the TARS1 gene encoding threonine--tRNA ligase 1, cytoplasmic isoform X3; protein product: MFEEKASSPSGKMGGEEKPVGAGEEKRKEGGKKKNKEGSGDGGRAELNPWPEYIYTRLEMYNILKAEHDSILAEKAEKDSKPIKVTLPDGKQVDAESWKTTPYLIACGISQGLADNTVIAKVNNVVWDLDRPLEEDSTLELLKFEDEEAQAVYWHSSAHIMGEAMERVYGGCLCYGPPIENGFYYDMYLEEGGVSSNDFSSLEALCKKIIKEKQAFERLEVKKETLLAMFKYNKFKCRILNEKVNTPTTTVYRCGPLIDLCRGPHVRHTGKIKALKIHKNSSTYWEGKADMETLQRVYGISFPDPKMLKEWEKFQEEAKNRDHRKIGRDQELYFFHELSPGSCFFLPKGAYIYNALIEFIRSEYRKRGFQEVVTPNIFNSRLWMTSGHWQHYSDNMFSFEVEKELFALKPMNCPGHCLMFDHRPRSWRELPLRLADFGVLHRNELSGALTGLTRVRRFQQDDAHIFCAMEQIEDEIKGCLDFLRTVYSIFGFSFKLNLSTRPEKFLGDIEVWDQAEKQLENSLNEFGEKWELNSGDGAFYGPKIDIQIKDAIGRYHQCATIQLDFQLPIRFNLTYVSHDGDDKKRPVIVHRAILGSVERMIAILTENYGGKWPFWLSPRQVMVVPVGPTCDEYAQKVRQQFHDAKFMADIDLDPGCTLNKKIRNAQLAQYNFILVVGEKEKISGTVNIRTRDNKVHGERTISETIERLQQLKQSRSKQAEEEF
- the TARS1 gene encoding threonine--tRNA ligase 1, cytoplasmic isoform X4 produces the protein MFEEKASSPSGKMGGEEKPLNPWPEYIYTRLEMYNILKAEHDSILAEKAEKDSKPIKVTLPDGKQVDAESWKTTPYLIACGISQGLADNTVIAKVNNVVWDLDRPLEEDSTLELLKFEDEEAQAVYWHSSAHIMGEAMERVYGGCLCYGPPIENGFYYDMYLEEGGVSSNDFSSLEALCKKIIKEKQAFERLEVKKETLLAMFKYNKFKCRILNEKVNTPTTTVYRCGPLIDLCRGPHVRHTGKIKALKIHKNSSTYWEGKADMETLQRVYGISFPDPKMLKEWEKFQEEAKNRDHRKIGRDQELYFFHELSPGSCFFLPKGAYIYNALIEFIRSEYRKRGFQEVVTPNIFNSRLWMTSGHWQHYSDNMFSFEVEKELFALKPMNCPGHCLMFDHRPRSWRELPLRLADFGVLHRNELSGALTGLTRVRRFQQDDAHIFCAMEQIEDEIKGCLDFLRTVYSIFGFSFKLNLSTRPEKFLGDIEVWDQAEKQLENSLNEFGEKWELNSGDGAFYGPKIDIQIKDAIGRYHQCATIQLDFQLPIRFNLTYVSHDGDDKKRPVIVHRAILGSVERMIAILTENYGGKWPFWLSPRQVMVVPVGPTCDEYAQKVRQQFHDAKFMADIDLDPGCTLNKKIRNAQLAQYNFILVVGEKEKISGTVNIRTRDNKVHGERTISETIERLQQLKQSRSKQAEEEF